The Malus domestica chromosome 10, GDT2T_hap1 genome contains a region encoding:
- the LOC103429528 gene encoding transcription factor GTE7-like, producing MASAVLANRNEPNWPQQPRGGGAGAGGGFMGKVPFSSSNTNRNPNPKKRQFQAHHPDFNDESPAVTQTASDDASSINHHRRSNTNDVNLVHSQYVSFNIASYSGKELVELKNRLLFELDQIRVLKNRIEAGDFNPKSAHKKPIGNKKMAGSKRPLPVAHGKESSSNSKRSHLENGDLMKNCGQVLSKLMKQKYAWIFNKPVDVVALGLHDYYDIIKKPMDLGTVKTYLAKGLYLTPSDFAADVRLTFENAMRYNPQGHEVYNFANQLRSRFEELFQPLIDKHGDEFRSEKGSDEELQASSWNHVEPERVSRRETPVRIEKKPEPVRPPPVRSSPVPAPVSSSNPSSNPALAHSSPVRTSSQLKGSGVKPLKQPKPKAKDPNKRNMSMEEKQKLGIGLQSLPQEKMEQVVQIIRKRNGHLKQDGDEIELDIEAVDTETLWELDRLVTNWKKMVSKIKRQALMGNANSNSNSNIASNRGHREQPACEKVEVASTAEHKRLKKGEAGDEDVDIGDDMPMSSFPPVEIEKDVGGHASSDSSSSSGSSSSGSSSSSDSDSGSSSGSDSDDDNAQS from the exons ATGGCGTCCGCCGTCTTAGCGAACCGGAACGAACCCAATTGGCCGCAGCAACCCAGAGGTGGAGGAGCCGGAGCCGGAGGAGGATTCATGGGGAAAGTtcccttttcttcttcaaaCACTAACcgtaaccctaaccctaaaaagCGACAATTCCAAGCTCATCATCCCGATTTCAACGATGAGTCGCCGGCCGTCACTCAGACTGCATCAGATGACGCTTCGTCGATCAACCACCATCGGCGATCGAACACGAACGACGTAAATCTCGTTCACTCCCAATACGTCAGCTTCAACATCGCGAGCTATTCGGGAAAAGAGCTGGTTGAGCTCAAGAACCGCCTCCTCTTTGAGCTCGACCAGATTCGCGTTCTCAAGAACCGAATTGAAGCCGGCGACTTCAACCCTAAGTCGGCTCATAAGAAGCCGATCGGCAACAAGAAGATGGCTGGGTCGAAACGGCCCTTGCCGGTCGCTCACGGCAAGGAATCGAGTTCCAATTCCAAGAGGTCGCATTTGGAAAATGGGGATTTGATGAAGAATTGCGGGCAGGTATTATCCAAGCTGATGAAGCAGAAGTATGCCTGGATCTTCAACAAACCAGTTGATGTAGTTGCGTTGGGCCTTCACGATTACTACGACATCATCAAGAAACCGATGGATCTCGGCACCGTCAAAACCTATCTCGCCAAGGGTCTCTATCTAACGCCTTCTGATTTTGCAGCTGATGTGAGATTGACTTTCGAGAATGCCATGCGGTACAATCCCCAAGGCCACGAGGTCTACAATTTTGCCAATCAGCTTCGTTCGAGGTTCGAGGAGTTGTTTCAGCCTCTGATTGACAAACACGGGGATGAGTTCCGGTCCGAAAAGGGTTCTGATGAGGAATTGCAGGCGAGTTCCTGGAACCATGTTGAGCCCGAGAGGGTTTCAAGGAGGGAGACGCCTGTTCGGATAGAGAAGAAACCTGAGCCGGTTCGGCCTCCGCCAGTTCGATCGTCTCCCGTTCCAGCTCCTGTGAGCTCATCAAACCCGTCGTCGAATCCAGCATTGGCGCATTCTTCTCCTGTGAGGACGAGTTCACAGTTGAAGGGGTCGGGAGTGAAGCCATTGAAGCAGCCGAAGCCAAAGGCGAAGGACCCAAACAAGAGGAATATGAGTATGGAGGAGAAGCAAAAGTTGGGAATTGGGTTGCAGAGTTTGCCTCAGGAGAAGATGGAGCAGGTTGTGCAGATTATAAGGAAGAGGAATGGGCATTTGAAGCAGGATGGGGACGAGATTGAGCTTGACATTGAGGCCGTTGATACGGAGACCCTTTGGGAGCTTGATCGGCTTGTGACGAATTGGAAGAAGATGGTTAGCAAGATTAAGCGGCAAGCATTGATGGGTAACGCCAACAGCAACAGCAATAGCAACATTGCTTCAAACAGAGGGCACCGG GAACAACCTGCTTGTGAGAAAGTTGAAGTTGCATCAACTGCGGAGCATAAGAGGTTGAAAAAAGGTGAAGCGGGAGATGAAGACGTGGACATTGGCGATGACATGCCAATGAGCAGCTTCCCACCAGTGGAGATTGAGAAAGATGTCGGTGGCCATGCTAGTAGTGATAGTTCAAGCAGCTCTGGTAGTTCGAGCAGTGGCTCCTCCTCATCAAGCG ATTCAGATTCTGGAAGTTCTTCAGGGAGTGACTCAGATGACGATAACGCTCAATCCTAG